One region of Solanum pennellii chromosome 6, SPENNV200 genomic DNA includes:
- the LOC107020997 gene encoding histone deacetylase 6, whose protein sequence is MDSSTVDGGASLPSTGTDARKRRVSYFYEPTIGDYYYGQGHPMKPHRIRMAHNLIVNYYLHRRMEISRPFPAGEDDIRRFHSPDYVDFLATVSPETLHDHTHSRHLKRFNVGEDCPVFDGLFGFCQASAGGSIGAAVKLNRQDADITINWAGGLHHAKKSEASGFCYVNDIVLGILELLKVHKRVLYIDIDIHHGDGVEEAFFTTDRVMTVSFHKFGDFFPGTGHIKDIGANQGKYYALNVPLHDGMDDDSFGRLFRPTIQKVMEVYQPEAVVLQCGADSLAGDRLGCFNLSVKGHAACLRYLRSFNVPLMVLGGGGYTIRNVARCWCYETAVAVGVEPENKLPYNEYYEYFGPDYTLHVEPIPMENLNSPRDLEKMRNILLEQISQLPHAPSVPFQTTPSTTEVPEEKEENMDRRPKPRIWNGDGYESDADEDEKPRQRSSDSNLTPVESSDMRDVDDQANADDMVDDHP, encoded by the exons ATGGACTCCTCCACCGTAGACGGCGGCGCATCGCTTCCATCAACCGGAACCGACGCTAGGAAGCGTCGTGTCTCTTACTTCTATGAGCCAACCATCGGCGATTATTACTACGGCCAAGGTCATCCGATGAAGCCGCACCGTATCAGAATGGCCCACAATCTCATCGTAAACTACTACCTACACAGGCGTATGGAAATCAGCCGTCCTTTTCCGGCGGGAGAGGATGATATCCGACGTTTTCACTCGCCGGATTATGTTGACTTCCTTGCTACCGTTTCACCGGAGACTCTTCATGACCATACACATTCACGTCATCTCAAACGGTTTAATGTTGGTGAGGATTGTCCTGTTTTCGATGGGCTTTTTGGGTTTTGTCAAGCTTCTGCTGGTGGATCTATTGGGGCTGCGGTTAAGCTTAATCGGCAGGATGCTGATATAACGATCAACTGGGCTGGTGGTCTGCACCATGCAAAGAAAAGTGAAGCTTCTGGTTTTTGCTATGTGAATGATATTGTTCTTGGTATTCTTGAGCTCCTCAAAGTCCACAAG CGTGTATTGtacattgacattgatattcACCATGGTGATGGTGTTGAGGAGGCTTTTTTCACCACAGATAGAGTCATGACAGTATCTTTTCATAAGTTTGGGGATTTCTTTCCTGGTACGGGGCACATCAAAGACATTGGTGCAAATCAGGGGAAGTACTATGCCCTAAATGTCCCATTGCATGATGGGATGGATGACGATAGTTTTGGTAGACTATTTCGTCCCACAATACAAAAAGTCATGGAGGTCTACCAACCTGAGGCTGTTGTTCTTCAATGTGGGGCTGATTCACTGGCTGGAGACAGGTTGGGTTGCTTTAACTTGTCTGTCAAGGGCCATGCCGCTTGCCTTAGGTACCTCAGATCCTTCAATGTCCCTCTGATGGTATTGGGTGGTGGAGGTTATACTATAAGAAATGTCGCTAGGTGCTGGTGCTATGag ACAGCAGTTGCAGTTGGGGTAGAACCTGAAAACAAGTTGCCTTACAACGAGTATTATGAATATTTTGGCCCAGATTATACTCTGCATGTTGAACCAATTCCCATGGAGAATCTGAATTCACCTAGGGATCTGGAGAAGATGAG GAACATTTTGCTTGAGCAAATCTCTCAGTTGCCTCATGCACCTAGTGTGCCATTTCAGACCACTCCTTCTACAACAGAAGTTCCAGAGGAG AAAGAGGAAAATATGGATCGAAGGCCTAAACCACGGATATGGAATGGTGATGGTTATGAGTCTGATGCCGATGAAGACGAGAAACCTAGACAGCGAAGTTCAGATAGTAATCTTACTCCAGTAGAATCATCTGACATGAG GGATGTGGACGACCAAGCCAATGCAGATGACATGGTTGATGATCATCCCTAG
- the LOC107021419 gene encoding uncharacterized protein LOC107021419 yields the protein MTMAAQNFKSSIQIQPSFHCHLLPSSLPTIFKIRHKPQNPISLKFHPIQASNHKYITPTKQQQQQQDDGIPMEHIKTLVKFKSRHNYIRVLEVSRRADHPLAGSRLLLLDAPGNIHSISFLFKSITNAYYDVLATLPPILPPGPLGILGFGAGSAAKLILELYPQGVIHGYELDPSVISVGREYLGLSKVEKQYPDRLFIYISNALNASVKDGYSGLIVDLFSKGCLIPELQNPQTWEKLKGKLKKGGKIMVNVGGRCVEPEDSRKDGKVIMEETLMAMNKVFEGEVFVLNLGNRKQEDSSVAIVGGLPDLEKWRISLPKPLRFYVDMWNKYG from the coding sequence ATGACCATGGCAGCACAAAACTTCAAAAGCTCCATCCAAATCCAACCCTCATTTCACTGTCATCTCCTTCCTTCTTCCCTACCAACAATCTTCAAAATCCGCCACAAGCCTCAAAACCCCATATCTCTCAAATTCCACCCAATCCAAGCTTCAAATCACAAATACATCACTcccacaaaacaacaacaacaacaacaagatgATGGAATCCCCATGGAACATATCAAAACCCTAGTCAAATTCAAGTCCAGGCACAACTACATCCGGGTTCTAGAAGTTTCTAGAAGAGCCGACCACCCATTAGCTGGTTCCCGGCTTCTTCTTCTCGACGCACCTGGTAACATCCACAGCATATCATTCCTCTTCAAATCAATCACCAACGCCTATTACGACGTTCTAGCAACTCTTCCCCCAATTCTACCACCTGGGCCATTAGGAATTCTCGGGTTCGGAGCCGGGTCAGCTGCGAAATTGATTCTTGAATTATACCCACAAGGTGTTATCCATGGATACGAGCTAGACCCATCTGTAATATCCGTCGGAAGAGAATATTTAGGGCTTTCGAAAGTTGAAAAACAATACCCAGATCGTCTTTTCATCTATATCAGCAATGCGCTGAATGCCAGTGTGAAAGATGGGTATTCTGGGCTAATAGTTGATTTgtttagtaaagggtgtttgaTACCTGAGCTTCAGAACCCACAAACATGGGAGAAATTGAAAGGGAAACTGAAAAAAGGAGGAAAGATAATGGTGAATGTTGGAGGGAGGTGTGTAGAACCAGAAGATAGTAGAAAAGATGGGAAAGTGATAATGGAAGAGACATTAATGGCAATGAATAAGGTTTTCGAAGGTGAAGTATTTGTATTGAATCTTGGAAATAGAAAGCAAGAAGATAGTAGTGTTGCCATTGTTGGTGGATTACCTGATCTAGAGAAATGGAGGATTTCTTTGCCTAAGCCTTTGAGATTTTATGTTGATATGTGGAACAAGTATGGTTGa